A stretch of DNA from Bradyrhizobium algeriense:
GCACGGTCATGGTCGGGAACGTCGCGGTGATCTGGAACGTACGCCCGACTCCGAGCCGCCAGATCGCGCGCGGCTTCCGGCCGACCGTCCCCTCGCCGAGCAGCGTGATCCGGCCGCTGTCCGGTGTGTTCTGTCCGTTGAGCATGTCGAAACACGTGCTCTTGCCGGCGCCGTTGGGGCCGATCAGCGCGAGGATTTCGCCCGCGCGCAGTTCGAACGAAACGCTGCGCACGGCATGGACGCCGCCATAGGACTTGCTGAGATTTTGAACCGACAGCAGTGTGGGGACCATGCTCATTCGGCAACCTCTACCCGGGAGGTGGCGAGCGCAGATTTCTTGTCGTCGGAGGATCGCCGGCGATTCCAGATCGCCTCCAGCGTGCCGACGATTCCCTTGGGGAACGCCACCACCATCAGCACGATGAAGCCACCCAGCACCAGCTTGGAGAGATCGGTCTGGCTGACCAGCCAGATGTTCGCCGCCTTGAACACGATGGCGCCGATGACCGCGCCGGAAACCGTCTCGACGCCGCCGAGCAGCACCATGACCAGCGCGTCCACCGACAGCGAGATGCCGAGGCTGTCCGGAAAGACGCTTCCCTTCAGATAGGCGAACAGCGCGCCGCCGATCCCTGCAACCGTCCCTGATATGACGAAGGCCGTCCATTGTACGCGTTTGCCGTTGATGCCGATCGCCTCGCTACGCAGCGGCGAGTCCCGTGTCGCGCGCAGCGCGAAACCGAACGGCGAGAAGACGATCACCCGCAACACCGTCACCGCGAGCGCGGCGATCGCAAGCGACAGCCAGTAAAAACTGGCCGGGCCCGCGGCCCACTTGTCTGGCCAGACGCCCAAAATGCCGTTGTCACCGCCGGTTACCGTGACCCACTGGAACGCGATCGACCAGACGATCTGCGCAAAGGCCAATGTCAGCATCGCGAAATAGACGCCGGATAGTTGCACGGCGAAGAAGCCGAACACGGCTGCACCGAGCAAGCCCAGCAAGGGGCCCAGCAGCAGCGACACGATCATCGGCAGTCCCGCCGCCTTGGCGAGGAACGCAACGCCATAGGCGCCAAGGCCGAAATAGGCCGCATGTCCAAACGAGGCGAGCCCTCCGACCGACATCAGGAAATGCAGGCTTGCGGCAAAGATCACGAAGATCGCAATCTCCGAGCCGACGGTCAGCGCGTAATTTCCTGCGAACAGCGGCAGCATGGCCGCAAGGACCAGCGCGCCGATCGACATCAGCCGCTCGCCCGAGGTCAGCGGTCGCCACGGATTGACGGTCAGCCCCGGCGTGCGGCGTGCGGCGGCCTCCGGCTTGCCGAACAGGCCCCATGGCCGCACGATCAGCACGACCGCCATCACCAGGAATACCAGGATGATGGAGATTTTCGGGAATATGAGAATGCCGAAGGCGTTCAGTTCGGACACCAGCACGGCGGCGACGAAGGCGCCGATGATGCTGCCGAGCCCGCCGATCACCACCACCACGAACACGTCGACGATGATGCGCAGGTCCAGCGCGTGATGCACGGCATCGCGCGGAATCTGCAGCGCGCCGCCGAGCGCTGCGAGAAAGACGCCGAGTGCAAACACGCTGGTGAACAGCCATTTCTGATTGACGCCGAGCGCCGCCACCATGTCGCGGTCCTGCGTTGCCGCGCGCACCAGCACGCCCCAGCGCGTGCGCTGGAACAACAGCCAGAGCACGCCGAGCACGACCGGACTGAGCCCGATCAGGAACAGATCGTAGCTCGGGATATTCTGTCCGAAGAAATCGACCGCGCCCTTGAAGCCGGGCGCGCGGCGGCCGAGCAGATCGTCGGGTCCCCAGATCAGCACCACGATATCCTGGACCATCAAGGTCAGGCCGAAGGTCGCGAGCAACTGGAACAGTTCCGGCGCATGATAGATTCGCCGTAGCAGCACCATCTCGACCAGCACGCCGACCGCGGCGACGACCAGTGCCGCGACGACGATGCCGCCCCAAAAACCGAGCGCGCCGGAGAAACGCTCGGTCAGCGTGAACGCGACATAGGCGCCGAGCATGTAGAACGCGCCATGGGCGAAATTCACGATCCGCGTCACGCCGAAGATGATCGACAACCCCGACGCAACCAGAAACAGCGACGCCGCGCTGGCGAGACCGGTCAGGAACTGAACGAAGTAAAAGGCCATGGGCGGTCCGGGTTGGTGGTCGCTTTACCTCGCCCCGCTTGCGGGGAGAGGTCGGATCGCTCCTGCGATCCGGGTGAGGGGGTACAGGTCTATCGACTTGCATAGGACTCGCGGAGAGAGCCCCTCACCCCAACCCTCTAAGAGCGAGCTTCGCTCGTCTCGACCCCGCGAAGGGCGGGGAGAGGGAGAGAGAAGTTCAATCCTTCGGGCGCAGCTTGGCAACCTCCGCATCACCAGGGAGATAATCCGCCCCCTTGCGATAGACCGAGTCCACCATCACGCCCTTGCCGTCCTTCAGCGCGGTCTTGCCGACATAGGCGCCAAGCGTGGACTGGTGATCGATCTTGCGGAAGGTGATCTCGCCGAACGGCGATGGCATCGACAGGCCTTCGGTCGCGGCAATCAACTTCTCCGGATCGGTCGAGTTGGCCTTCGCAAGGATCGCCGCAGCGGCCTTGATGGTCTGGTAGCCGACGATCGAGCCGAGACGCGGATAGTCGTTGTACTTGGCCTGATAGGCTTTCAGGAACTTGTCATGGTCCGGCGTCTTGATGTCGTACCAGGGGTAACCCGTGACGATCCAGCCCTCGGGCGTCTCGTCCTTGAGCGGATCGAGATATTCCGGCTCGCCGGTGAGGAAGGACACCACCGAGCGTCCCTTGAACAGGCCGCGCGTATTGCCCTCGCGCACGAGTTTTACGAGATCGGCGCCGAAGGTGACATTTAAGATCGCCTCAGGGTTGGCTGATGCAACCGCCTGCACTACCGGGCCGGCGTCGATCTTGCCCTGCGGCGGCCACTGCTCGTCGACCCACTGGATGTCCGGACGCTTCTCCGACATCAGCTTCTTGAACACCGCGACCGCCGACTGGCCGTATTCATAGTTCGGCGCAATCGTCGCCCAGCGCTTGGCCGGCAGTTTGGCGGCTTCTTCCACCAGCATCGCCGCCTGCATGTAGTTGGAAGGACGAAGCCGGAATGTGTAGCGATTGCCCTTGGACCAGGTGATGGCGTCGGTCAAAGGTTCTGCCGCCAGGAAGAATACTTTCTTCTGGTTGGCGAAATCGCTGACGGCCAGACCGATGTTGGAGAGAAACGTGCCGGTCAGCATCGCCACGTTCTCGCTCGAGACCAGTTCGTTGGCCGCGGTCTGCGCGTCTGCCGGCTTGCCGCCGTCATCCTTGGAGATGACGACGAGCTTCTTGCCGTTGATGCCGCCCGCGGCGTTGACTTCCTCGACCGCGAGCTGCCAGCCCTTGCGATAGGGCTCGGTGAAGGCAGGCAACAGCGAATAGCTGTTGATCTCGCCGATCTTGATCTCGCTCTGTGCCATGGCGCTGCCGGCCATGCCGGCAACCGCGATCGCCAAACCTGCTCCAAGTACGTGTCTACGTCGCATCCCTACCTCCAATGTACTGTGAAACTATCTTAAACCGTCTTCGCCTTTGACTTCCGAAACCGTCAGTCCACCGACCCGAGGCAACGGCCTGCCGCTGTCGGTAACCGCAACCGCCACCATGATCTCGTTGGCGCGCGGCGCATCGTTGATCTGCACCTCCATGCCGTCGAAATGGCTGCGCACGAAGGCTGCGTCCTTGTGACCGAGCGGAATATCCAGCGTCGTTCCGGGACCGCTGCGCTTCTTCGACGACGGGATCAGCGCTGCGCCCTTGCTCAAAACTTTCCGCACCGGCGCGCCCATCTTCGGATGCAGGATCGCGGCCGCGTGTTCCAGTTCGCCGTTTTCGCCGACGGCTGCGGCCTTGCCGTAGCTGTGCGCCATGGCGCCGTCGATGCCGAGCGCCGCCACCGCTCTTTTGGAAAGTAGATCGCCGAGCTCCTCACCGATTTCGATCAACGGCGAGAGATCCTCGACGTAGCGGCCTGCAAAGGGATTCTCAATCACGGCGATCGCCGCTGCGCGCCGGGTCGGCGGCGCAACCTTCTGACCCATCTCGAGATGGGTCTCCTCGACCACCGTGACGATCTTGCGAATGATCGCGCCCATTGTCAGCCTCGCTCCCGATCAAACATGCGCTGTTCTTTCCAGTGCGCTTCCATGAAACGCCGGCGGCGCGCCTGCCTTGATCCCTGTTGCACCCACCACGGCCGTCTCGCCTAGTAGACGCAAGGCCGCACCTTCGATCAATCCCGCCGCAAGCAATTGCTGTGCCCGGCTCACCCCTGCCCTCAATGCGTCGTCGATTTCACTCTCCCCGAGCACGCCGACATCGCGGGTAACAAGACGCGCGCCGAGATCGCTATCGGGCTGCAGTTCGTTCGCCGGGCAACGGATGATCGCGGGATGGTCGGGCAGATCGACCGCGTTGGCGATGATCGTGGCGGCGGCATCTGCCTGAGATGCCGTTTTCGCCAGCACGGTGACGGCATCCGCGATCCCCAGCGAAAAACTGCGGCCGTGCCGCCCGCTGGTCGCGACGCCCCGCACCGGATCGTCGGCGTCGATGTCAATCGTTCGCATCAGGCCATGCCGGTCGGGCCGATCCATCAGGCCCACGGTAAACTGCTCGCCGCCGGTGAGATGCAGCGCGATGTCACCGCCATTGTTGACGTAGGCGCGGTCGAGCCGTGCGGCGGCAAGCATCACGCCTAGAATCTCCTCCGCGACGCTCCCTGCCACCGCTGCCATCGGCGTGATGAACTCTTCGGTCGCAAAAGGCACGACAGCCGCATGCATGCGGCGCGCGACGACGCCCTTCAGTGGGCATCGAATCGGATCGGCGGCCATTCGGAGTTCAACCAACTCCTCGCAGAGTTCATCCAGCAGGCCGGTAAAGCGCCGCGCCGCCGCCTCATACGCAGCGCTCACATCGCCTTCCCTGCCCTTCGCCTCGATAACCAGATCGATCGGACCGTCCTGCAAATGCAGCCGCTTGCCGTCAGGAAGAAGCGCGATTTGCCGCAGCCGTTTCATGTGCGCCGTCCCGGGATGTAAGGCATCGGACGGAGCTCGGTGTTATCCCGCAACGACGCCAGCGGGCGCACGTGATCCATGTGCCCGCCGAGCGCGGCGTAATCCGAGAGCCGCAGCGTGAACTCGATCGGCGCCACCAGCGCCGGCGTCGGCACATAGCCGAACGCACCCGCCGGCATCTGCGTGACGTCGACCATGAAGGTGATGCCGCCACCGGGCCAGACATAGACCGGTGCGCCACCGCTGGTGACCCGCGTCAGCGCATCCTTGACCGAGCGCGTCAGCCGCACCGGATTGTCGGTGACGCCGGCACGCAGCGAGCCGCCGGCGCCGCCCATGAACAGCACCGTGCATAGCGCCGGTTCGCAATTTTCCTGGATACGCTCGACGGAGAACCGAAGGTCGGGCGGCATCTGCTTTTCGATCGGCCGCAGCGCTTCATCAAGCTCGTAATAGGCCGCGTGCTCGCCCGTGGTCGAGACCATCAGCATGGTGAGGCCGGGCCGCGCTTCCTTTGGATTGAACGGCCCCAGCACTGACAGCGGATCGGAAATATTGGTGCCGCCCCAGCCGGTGCCGGGATCGGCGACCTGGAAATAACGGCCCGGTGTCGAGCGCCGCCCCTTCATCTTGATCCCGGTATCGGGAATATCGAGCAGCTTGCCGGCCTGGTGTTCCGAGAGAACGCCGGTGATGTGATCGTCCACGACCACGACTTCATCGACCTTGCCATGCCATTGCTTGGCGAACATGCCGATCGTCGCCGAGCCGCAGCCCACCCGCATGCGCTCTTCGGCAACCCCATTGACGATGGGGGGATAACCGGCCTGCACCACGACGGTAGCGCCGCCATCGATCGTCAGTTCCACCGGCTTGCAGTTGGAGAGGTCCATTAGCGCGTCGCAGGTGACACGGCCTTCCTTCTTGGAGCCGCCGGTCAGATGATGCACGCCACCGAGGGAGAGCATCTGCGAGCCGTATTCGCTGGTCGTCAGATGGCCGATCGCCTCGCCTTGCGCACGGACCGTCGCCGTCTCCGGGCCGAGATAGCGGTCAGTGTCGATCTTCACCTTGACGCCGCAATAGCTGAAGATGCCCTCGGTCACGACGGTGACCATGTCGACGCCATCGATCTCCGAGGACACGATAAAGGGCGCGGGCTTGTAATCCGGGTATGTGGTGCCGGCGCCGATGGCGGTCACGAACACGTTCGGTTCGAGGACGATCTTGCCATCCCAATCGCCGCCGCCGGCCTGGAACGGCACCAACCGTCCGCCATGCGATACCGTCTGTTCCAGCACGATATGCGGATCGACGCGCACCAGTTCACCGTTGTGATTGGCATAGCGATCGCACGCGCCGGCCGCGCCCGGTTTGATGTAGCACATCACCGGACAGGCATCGCAGCGGATCTTGTCGCCACCGGCGACGGTCGCATCGGTCATGAACAAGCCTGCAGTCGAGAAGGCGCCGATCGGAGCCGCTTCCTCACGGCCCGATCACTTTGTTCGTATACGAATGATGTTGCGCGCGGACGGAAACGCTGTCAAGCGGGCCCTGCCGCGAAAGGCCCGACTTGCCGCATAATACCTCATTTGCCTCGCCGCTCTGTTCATAAAGTGAGCAGCGCACCGCAGCGCGGGATCGTGCGGCTTGCACGTTTGTACACAAACGGTATCTTTCAGCAGCGTCCAGGGCGTAGTTTGCAGCGCAACGAAGGCTTAGGAGAGCATGACGCAGAGCACGATGCGCCTGACCGTCAACGGCAAGACCAGCGATGTCGACGCCGCGCCCGACACCGCATTGCTTTACGTCCTGCGCAACGACCTCGCCTTGAACGGACCGAAATATGGCTGCGGTCTCGGCGAATGCGGCGCCTGCGCGGTGCTGATCGACGGCGTCGCCGCGCGCTCCTGCGTGATCCCGATCGAGGGCTGCACCGGGCGCGACATCGTGACGCTCGAAGGTCTCGGCACGCGCGAGCATCCCGATCCCGTGCAGCAGGCCTTCATCCGCGAACAGGCTGCGCAATGCGGCTACTGCCTCAACGGCATGATCATAGCGACCAAGGCCTTGTTGTTGCGTTCCCCTCACCCGTCGGACGATGAAGTGCTGGAAGCGCTCCGCCATCATCTCTGCCGCTGCGGTGCGCATGTCGAGATCATGCGTGCGGCGATGCGGGCCGCAGGCCGTGCCGTTGAGGCGCAGGCGTGATGACGGCTCCCGACACGACCGAGGATCGCGAACGTCTGCAGGGAACGCTGTCCGTCGTTCGTCCCGCCTCCCCCGTCGAAGCCGTCAAGTTCGAGACCTTCATCAGGATCACCGCCGACGGATCGGTCACCGCCTATAACGGCCATGTCGATCTCGGCACCGGCATTCGCACCGCGCTCGGACAGATCGTCGCGGAGGAACTCGACGTGTCCTTTGCGCGCGTCGTCGTCGTGCTGGGCGATACGTCGCTGGTGCCCAATCAAGGCGCGACGATCGCGAGCGAAACGATCCAGATCACCGCCGTGCCGCTGCGCAAGGCCGCTGCGCAGGCACGGCAGTTCCTGATCGCACGTGCGGCGGAGCGGCTGGAGCTTCCGGTCGAAGGACTCGTCATCGAGGACGGCCTGGTCCGCGGCAAGGACAACCGCAGCGTCAGCTATGGCGAACTGATTGCGGGCGAGACCATCCAGCTTGAACTGGCCGATGATGTTCCCGTGAAGTCTGTTGATGCCTACAACATTGTCGGCCAATCCGTGCCGCGCGTCGATCTGCCGGCGAAGGCAACCGGCGAATTGGTCTACGTTCACGACATGCGCGTGCCCGGCATGCTGCATGGCCGCGTCGTTCGTCCACCCTATGCCGGCGTCGATGTCGGTGATTTCATCGGCAACAGCCTGATCGCGGTCGACGAGTCCTCCGTGCGCGACATCCCCGGACTTGTCGCCGTTGTGAGGATCGGCGACTTCGTCGGCGTCGTCGCCGAGCGCGAGGAAAATGCGATCAAGGCCGCAGCGCAGTTGAAGGTTTCCTGGAAGCCGGTGCCGACGCTGCCCGACCTGCAGGACATCGAGACCGCGCTGCGTGCCAATCCGTCGACGCCGCGGACACTGATCGACAAGGGCAATGTCGACGCGGCGATTGCCGGTGCGGCGAAGCCGATGCCGCGAACCTACATCTGGCCGTACCAGATGCACGCTTCGATCGGCCCTTCCTGCGCGGTTGCCGATTATCAGGAGGATCTGACGCGGGTCTGGTCCGGCACGCAGAACCCGCACCATCTGCGCACCGAGCTGGCACGGCTGATCCATCGCCGCGAAGCCGAGATCGAGGTGATCCGGATGGAGGCCGCCGGCTGCTACGGCCGCAACTGCGCCGATGACGTTTCTGCCGACGCAGTGCTGCTGTCGCGCGCCGTCGGCCGGCCCGTTCGCGTGCAATTGACGCGTGAGCAGGAACATGCGTGGGAGCCAAAGGGCACCGCACAGTTGATGGATGTCAATGGCGGGTTGAACGCCGACGGCAGCGTCGCCGGTTATGATTTTGCCACGCGCTATCCATCGAACGGCGCACCGACGCTGGCGCTGCTGCTGACCGGTACCATCCCGCACACGCCGGCGATCTTCGAGATGGGCGACCGCACCGCGATCCCGCCCTACGATTACGACAATCTGCGCGTGGTGGCCAACGACATGCCGCCGATCGTGCGCGCCTCCTGGCTGCGCGGCGTCTCGGCGCTGCCGAACACTTTTGCGCATGAATCCTGGATCGACGAATGCGCCGATGAAGCCGGCGTCGACCCGATCGAGTACCGCCTGCGCTATCTGAAGGACCCGCGCGCGATCGATCTCGTCAATGCGGTCGCCGAGCGCGCCGGCTGGAAGCCACGGCCGGTACGGCGGGAACCGGAAGCCGAAGGCGACATCGTTCGTGGGCGCGGCTTTGCCTACGCTCTCTATGTGCACAGCAAGTTTCCGGGCTATGGCGCGGCGTGGTCGGCGTGGATCGCCGATGTCGCCGTCAACAAGGCGACCGGCGATGTCAGCGTGACGCGCGTCGTGGCGGGACAGGACTCCGGCCTGATGATCAACCCGGAAGGCGTGCGCCACCAGATCCACGGCAACGTCATCCAGTCGACCAGCCGCGCGCTGATGGAGGAAGTGTCGTTCGATCGCACGTCGGTGACGGCGCGAGAATGGGGCGCCTACCCCATCATCAAATTCCCGGAGGTGCCCGAGATCGACGTGTTGATGCTGCCGCGGCAGGACCAGCCGCCGCTCGGCGTCGGTGAGTCCGCCTCCGTCCCCAGCGCGGCTGCCATCGCCAACGCCATCTTTGATGCGACGGGTGTGCGCTTTCGCGAATTGCCGTTCACGCCGGAACGTATCTTGCGGCGATTGCACGGCGAGGAACAGCATGCACCGGAAGCGTTGCCGTCGCCGACATCCGCGCCGCAGCCCGACCTGAACAGGTGGCAAAATCCTTTTGCCGGACGCCGCGGCGTGTTCGCGACAGCCGCAGCCCTGTGCGCCGCCGCGATCGGTATCGGCGCCGCCGTCTTGCCGTGGCGCGCGATCGCGCCGATCGCGCGGCCCGATGCCTCGGTCTATTCGGCCGCGACCATCGCCCGCGGCCAGCAACTCGCCGCCCTCGGTGACTGCGCGGTCTGCCACACCTCGGCGAACGGTATCCTCAACGCCGGTGGCAAGCCGTTGCCTACGCCTTTCGGTACGATCTATTCGACCAACATTACGCCCGATGTCGAAACCGGAATCGGCGCGTGGTCCTATCCCGCCTTCGAGCGCGCGATGCGGGAGGGAATCCATCGCGACGGCCGGCATCTCTATCCGGCATTTCCCTACACGCATTTCGCCAGGACCACTGACGCCGACATGCAGGCGCTCTACGCCTATCTAATGGCGCAGCCGGCGGTGCGCGCGGAGGCGCCGCAGAATGCGCTGGCGTTACCGTTCAACGTTCGTCCGCTGATGGCGGGGTGGAACGCGCTGTTCCACAAACCGACTCTATTCCAGGCCGACCCGACGAGATCCGAGATATGGAATCGCGGGGCCTATCTCGTCGAAGGCCTCGGCCATTGCAGCGCCTGCCATTCGCCGCGCAATGCACTGGGCGCGGAGAGGGCGAACGCCTATCTCGCCGGCGGATTTGCGGAAGGCTGGGAAGCTCCTGCGCTGACGTCGCTGTCGCAGGCGCCGATCCCGTGGAGTGAGGGTGAACTTTACGCTTACCTGCGAACCGGCGAGTCGCGGCTTCACGGCGTCGCCGCCGGGCCGATGGCGCCCGTCGTAAAGGAGCTCACAGCACTTCCAGATTCCGATATCCGCGCCATGTCGGTCTATCTCGCTTCGTTCAATGAGACCTCCATGGATCCCGCGGCGCAGCAAGCGCTCGCCGCGAGACTGGAATCCTCGACCGGCACGCGCGCGTCGGCAGCCTCCAGCACCGGCGCCCGGCTCTATCAGGGCGCCTGCGCGGTGTGCCACGAAGTCGGCGGCGCGCCGCTGTTCGGCAGCCGGCCGTCGCTGGCGCTGAACAGCAATCTGCAGAGCGCCGTGCCTGATAATCTGATCCAGCTCATCCTGCATGGCATCGCCAAGCCGGCCGCAACCGACCTCGGCTATATGCCGGCCTTCAAGGACAGCCTGACCGACGGCCAGATCGCGGAACTGGCCGCTTATCTGCGGCGGCAATTCGCCCCGGACAAGCCTGCCTGGACCGGTATCCAGGCGGCAGTCGGACGGATTCGGCAGGAATAGCGCGCTGAGCTGCCATGCCGCCGCCAAAACCCACTGGTTGGGCGGCCCCTGGCACGGTAGAGTTCCGCCATGGCAGTTACCGACATTGCATCCCGAACCTATAACCATGGCTGGCGGCTCGACCCGATCGTGCGCAGCCTGCTCGACACAGATTTTTACAAGCTTTTGATGCTGCAGATGATCCGCGAATTCTATCCGGATCAGCGCGTTACCTTTTCGGTCATCAACCGCACGAAGCAGGTCCGCCTTGCCGAGATCATCGACGAGGGCGAACTGCGCGCGCAGCTCGATCATGCCCGCACCATCCGCTTCACCAAGAAGGAACTGATCTGGCTCGCGGGTAATACGTTCTACGGCAAGACCCAGATGTTCTCGCCCGACTTCATCAACTGGCTCGCCAGCTTTCGCCTGCCCGAATACGAATTGAACAAGGTCGACGGCCAGTACGAACTGCACTTCCATGGGCCGTGGACCCACACCACGATGTGGGAGATCCCGGCGCTTGCGATCATGAACGAGCTGCGTTCGCGACAGGCGACCAAGGGACAGGGACGCTTCGTGCTCGACGTGCTCTATGCCCGCGCCAAGGCCAAGCTGTGGTCCAAGGTCGAACGGTTGCGCAAGCTCGAAGGCTTGCGGCTGTCGGACTTCGGCACCCGCCGTCGCCACGGCCATCTCTGGCAGCGCTGGTGCGTCGAGGCGGTCAAGGAGGGACTCGGGCCTTCGTTCACCGGCACCTCGAACGTGCTGCTGGCGATGGACAACGATCTCGAAGCGATCGGAACCAACGCGCATGAATTGCCGATGGTCGCAGCCGCGCTCGCCAATTCCGACGAGGAATTGCGCTGGGCGCCCTATCGCATCCTCGATCAGTGGCGACACACCTATGGCGGCAATCTTTTGATTGCGCTGCCCGACGCCTTCGGCACCAAGGTGTTTTTGCGCGACGCGCCGGACTGGCTCGCCGACTGGACCGGCTTTCGCCCGGACAGCGCGCCGCCGATCACGGCCGGCGAGGAGATCATCAAGTGGTGGAAGCAGAAGGGCCGCGATCCCAGGGAGAAGCTGCTGGTTTTCTCCGACGGCATGGACGTCGACTCGATCGAGGAGACCTATCGCCATTTCGCGGGACGCGTCCGTATCTCGTTCGGCTGGGGCACCAACCTGACCAATGATTTCGTCGGCTGCGCGCCCGATGGTTCCGCCGATCTCGATCCAATCTCGCTGGTCTGCAAGGTGACCTCGGTCGATGGACGGCCGGCGGTCAAGCTGTCCGACAATCCCGAGAAGGCGACCGGCTCCGCGTCCGAGGTCGAGCGTTATCTGCGCGTGTTCGGGAATGCCGGCCGCGTCCGCACTCCCGTGCACGTCTGAACCCGCAAATATCAATTTCCAGCCACCTATCGACTTGACGAGCCCCGCATGCCCGCACCCAAGCCGCCTGCTTTCGAAACCTTGAGCCTGCACGCCGGCCAGCGCCCGGACCCCGCAACCGGCGCCCGCGCGGTGCCGATCTATCAGACGACTTCCTACGTGTTCCAGGATTCCGACCATGCCGCCGCGCTGTTCAACCTCGAGCGCGCCGGCCACATCTACACGCGCATTT
This window harbors:
- a CDS encoding molybdopterin cofactor-binding domain-containing protein, yielding MTAPDTTEDRERLQGTLSVVRPASPVEAVKFETFIRITADGSVTAYNGHVDLGTGIRTALGQIVAEELDVSFARVVVVLGDTSLVPNQGATIASETIQITAVPLRKAAAQARQFLIARAAERLELPVEGLVIEDGLVRGKDNRSVSYGELIAGETIQLELADDVPVKSVDAYNIVGQSVPRVDLPAKATGELVYVHDMRVPGMLHGRVVRPPYAGVDVGDFIGNSLIAVDESSVRDIPGLVAVVRIGDFVGVVAEREENAIKAAAQLKVSWKPVPTLPDLQDIETALRANPSTPRTLIDKGNVDAAIAGAAKPMPRTYIWPYQMHASIGPSCAVADYQEDLTRVWSGTQNPHHLRTELARLIHRREAEIEVIRMEAAGCYGRNCADDVSADAVLLSRAVGRPVRVQLTREQEHAWEPKGTAQLMDVNGGLNADGSVAGYDFATRYPSNGAPTLALLLTGTIPHTPAIFEMGDRTAIPPYDYDNLRVVANDMPPIVRASWLRGVSALPNTFAHESWIDECADEAGVDPIEYRLRYLKDPRAIDLVNAVAERAGWKPRPVRREPEAEGDIVRGRGFAYALYVHSKFPGYGAAWSAWIADVAVNKATGDVSVTRVVAGQDSGLMINPEGVRHQIHGNVIQSTSRALMEEVSFDRTSVTAREWGAYPIIKFPEVPEIDVLMLPRQDQPPLGVGESASVPSAAAIANAIFDATGVRFRELPFTPERILRRLHGEEQHAPEALPSPTSAPQPDLNRWQNPFAGRRGVFATAAALCAAAIGIGAAVLPWRAIAPIARPDASVYSAATIARGQQLAALGDCAVCHTSANGILNAGGKPLPTPFGTIYSTNITPDVETGIGAWSYPAFERAMREGIHRDGRHLYPAFPYTHFARTTDADMQALYAYLMAQPAVRAEAPQNALALPFNVRPLMAGWNALFHKPTLFQADPTRSEIWNRGAYLVEGLGHCSACHSPRNALGAERANAYLAGGFAEGWEAPALTSLSQAPIPWSEGELYAYLRTGESRLHGVAAGPMAPVVKELTALPDSDIRAMSVYLASFNETSMDPAAQQALAARLESSTGTRASAASSTGARLYQGACAVCHEVGGAPLFGSRPSLALNSNLQSAVPDNLIQLILHGIAKPAATDLGYMPAFKDSLTDGQIAELAAYLRRQFAPDKPAWTGIQAAVGRIRQE
- the pncB gene encoding nicotinate phosphoribosyltransferase, whose amino-acid sequence is MAVTDIASRTYNHGWRLDPIVRSLLDTDFYKLLMLQMIREFYPDQRVTFSVINRTKQVRLAEIIDEGELRAQLDHARTIRFTKKELIWLAGNTFYGKTQMFSPDFINWLASFRLPEYELNKVDGQYELHFHGPWTHTTMWEIPALAIMNELRSRQATKGQGRFVLDVLYARAKAKLWSKVERLRKLEGLRLSDFGTRRRHGHLWQRWCVEAVKEGLGPSFTGTSNVLLAMDNDLEAIGTNAHELPMVAAALANSDEELRWAPYRILDQWRHTYGGNLLIALPDAFGTKVFLRDAPDWLADWTGFRPDSAPPITAGEEIIKWWKQKGRDPREKLLVFSDGMDVDSIEETYRHFAGRVRISFGWGTNLTNDFVGCAPDGSADLDPISLVCKVTSVDGRPAVKLSDNPEKATGSASEVERYLRVFGNAGRVRTPVHV